In Pseudomonas lutea, the genomic stretch CGGTTGAGCACAGCGCCGACGAAGCATTCACCGCCGCACGTGAGGCATTGCAGCAGCAGGGCGCACAGCTACTGTTCTGGTGTCAGGCGCGGGACTGCGGCGAAAGCAGCCTGTGGGCCAACGAAGTATTCGGCAACGCCAAGCTGTACGGCGCCGATAACGGCCAGTCCTATCTGCTGCTGCGCCTGGCTGCCCCGGCTGACAACACCTTGGTGGCGTTGTATGGCATCACTCGCGGTAACCGCCGCGCTTTCCTTCATGTCGAACAATTTCAGGCCAGCACCCCGCTGGGCGATGTGCTGCCGACGTCGGCGACTCTGTTGCGTGAGCTGAAAAGTACGGGTGAGCTTGAGCTGCCGATGCTGACCGCCGAACCGCAGGAGCCCTGGATCACCTTGCTGTCCCGCGGGTTGAATCTGGACAGCACATTGCGCGTCACGCTCTCTGGAGAGCAACGCGAGGCCTGGCGTCAGGCGCTTGTGGCCAAGGGCGTACGCGCAGCACGGCTGGAGGCTGGTGATGGTAAAAATCCCGGTCTGACCTTGCAGCTCATTCGTTAAGCGAAGTTGACCTCGAACCGGTGCCTCTGGCGCGCATCTCCAGGCTGCATGGTCAGAGCAGGCGGGCGACGGGGTTCACCGGTATGCTCCTCAGATATCCCCATCCTTGTGCGGAATGACCATGTTCAATAACGATCGCCTGTTGGTGCAGATACTCCTGCTCGCGCTGCTCGGCGCTTGCCTGTGGGTAATGGCGCCGTTCTGGTCGGCGCTGTTCTGGGGCGCCGTGCTGGCTTTTGCCAGCTGGCCGCTGATGCGCTTGCTGACACGGGCGCTTAAGGGACGCGAATCACTTGCCGCCGCCATTTTGACCGTAGGCTGGATGGTGCTGGTGCTCGCGCCTCTGGTCTGGCTGGGTTTCAACCTCGCAGACCACGTGCGCGACGCCACCGGCTTCATCAAGGACGTGCAGGTGGACGGTTTGCCCGATCCACCCCTGTGGCTGGCGGGAGTCCCGCTGGTGGGCGAACGGCTGGTCGGTTACTGGAACACCATTGACCAACAGGGCGCTGCCTTGCTGGCCAGCGTCAAACCTTATCTGGGCCAGGTCGGCAACTGGCTGCTGGCGCGCAGCGCGCAGATCGGCGGGGGCATTCTCGAACTGACCCTGAGCATCGTCTTCGTTTTTTTCTTTTATCGCGACGGACCACGGGTGGCGGCGTTCGTGCTCAGCCTGCTGGAACGGCTGATCGGTGACCGCGCACAGTATTACCTCGACCTGGTGGCGGGCACGGTGCAGCGGGTAGTGAATGGAGTGATCGGGACGGCAGCGGCCCAGGCGGTGCTGGCCTTGATCGGTTTCCTGATTGCCGGCGTGCCGGGCGCTCTGGTGCTGGGTATCGGGACCTTTCTGCTCAGCCTTGTGCCCATGGGCCCGCCGCTGATCTGGATCCCGGCCACGGCGTGGCTGGCCTGGCGTGGTGATTACGGCATGGCGATCTTTCTCGGTCTGTGGGGCACGTTCATCGTCAGCGGAGTCGATAACGTGCTCAAGCCGTACCTGATCAGTCGCGGCGGCAATTTGCCTTTGGTGGTTGTCTTGCTTGGGGTGTTTGGCGGCTTGCTGGCGTTTGGCTTTATCGGCCTGTTCATTGGTCCGACGCTCTTGGCGGTGGCCTACAGCCTGCTGCTCGATTGGGTGGGCGACAGTCGCGCCCGACAGGCGATCAAAGCGAGCAACGAGTGAATGACCCTGCGCGGACGCTCAGGTGCGCGGCAACTCCAGCACGGCCGTTAGCCCGCCGCCGGGGGTTTCCTCAAGGTGCAAGTCACCCCCCATCCGGCGCGCTGCTTCGCGGGCGATGGTCATGCCGATGCCGACTCCACCCGAGTTGCGATTGCGCGACCCTTCCACGCGGTAGAACGGTTCGAACACCATTTCGCGCAGCTCTTTGGCAATGCCGGGGCCGTGGTCGATGACGCGGATGCGCAGCAGGTCGCTGGTGTCTTCGCTTTCCACGCGTGCGTGGCCGGCGTAACGCAGCGCGTTGTCGATCAGGTTGTTGAGGCAGGAGCGCAGGGCCATGGGCTGGGAATTCAACGGTCGGCAGGTGCCGCTCGCCTGAATGTCATCGCCGTTGTCCTGGGCGTTCTCAGCCAGGGATTCGATCAGCGCCTGTACGTCGAAATACTGCAGCGCTTCGCTGGTGCGCTGCTCGTTTAGGTACGTCAGGGTGGCATCGAGCATGCCGATCATGTCGTTCAGGTCCTGGCTCATTTGCCCATGCAGCCGCAGGTCTTCTATCTGCTCGACCCTTAGTTTAAGGCGCGCCAGGGGGGTGCGCAGGTCGTGTGACACGGCGGCGAGCATGCGTGCGCGCTGTTGCACCTGGTCGCGGATGCGCTCCTGCATCAGGTTGAACGCGAGCGCTGCCTGCTGCGCTTCCCGTGGCCCATTGGCAGCGAGGGGAGGGCTGTCGAGGTTTTCGCTGAGGCGCTCGGCCGCTTCGCTCAACCGGCGAATTGGCCGGCTCAAGGCCTTGGCGCCGAACCACGCGGCGATTACCAGGGTGATCAGCTGAAACAGCAGCGGCACCAGCGGAATACCCAGCAGCGGCGGTCGGCACGGTGGCCCGGGGCGCGGGTCGTTTTTGTCAGACAACGTGCTGCCGGAAGTCGGCGAAGGCTGCGTCTGGCTGGCCATCGGCCGAGCGCACTCGGGCGGCGGCATTCGTGGTCCGTAGTAATGAAACCAGACGAACGCCAGCAGGTGGGCCAGGACGATAGCCAGCAGCGCTCCGCCGAACAGCCGGGCGAACAGGGTGTCGGCCGAGCGGATCAACCAATCTCCCGGGCGTCGAACATGTAGCCCTCGCCGCGTACCGTTTTGATCAACTGCGGTGATTTCGGGTCATCGCCCAGCTTCTGCCGCAGGCGCGAGACGAGCAGATCGATGCTGCGGTCGAACGCCTCGATGGAGCGTCCTCGGGCCGCGTCGAGCAACTGCTCGCGGTTGAGCACCCGCCGTGGACGTTCGAGGAATACCCGCAGCAGCCTGAATTCAGCGTTGGACAGGGGCACGACAAGGCCGTCCGGCGCGGTGAGCTGGCGCAGGACGCTGTTCAACCGCCAGTTGTCGAAGCGCAGGGTGGCGCGTTCCTCGGTGCGATCATCGCGTACGCGACGCAGGATGGTCTGGATGCGCGCCACCAGTTCGCGCGGCTCAAAGGGCTTGGCCATGTAGTCGTCCGCGCCCAGTTCGAGGCCGATGATGCGGTCGGTGGGTTCGCAGCGGGCGGTCAGCATCAGGATCGGGATGTCGGACGAGCTGCGCAGCCATCGGCACAGCGAAAGCCCGTCTTCACCCGGCAGCATAAGGTCGAGCACCACAACGTCGTAGTTCTCCTCGGCGAGCGCCTGGCGCATGGCGTTGCCGTCGGTGACACCGGTGCTGTGGATGTTGAAGCGGGCCAGGTAGTCGCAGAGCAGTTCGCGGATCGGGATGTCGTCGTCGACGATCAGCGCGCGGGTGTTCCAGCGGCGCTCTTCGGCTGGCGAGGTGGCGGTGGTGGTGCCGGGAGGTGTCTGCATGGTACTGCCGCCGTGTTGTGCTGCCGAATGGGGCCGCGGGTAGGAGTCGACGCGGCCATGCTACTTCGCTGGCGCGCGGGGCGAAAGGGTGGGGTGGGGAGGTGTCGGTGGGGTGTCTTGAATGTATCAAGTCGGGTACATCCTCAGGCCTTGCGGGGTGGCTGACTGCGCCAGATCAACAGCGTCGGCCTAACGGCCTCGTGTTTCGCCTTCGGCGAGTTACTTGATAAAGCCCCAAGCAACCAAGGGCTTGTGCTCCTGGCTAGGCCCTTCCTTCGTCAGGGTTCCTTCACTCCGGTCCCGCTCCGTGGGCCCGCCGCCATCCGCCATCCATGGCGGGGGGCGGCTCTCGCGGCATCCATGCCGCTCGGCCCACTCCACGAGACCTGCGTTCAGCCTGCACCCAAGTCGCGATTGGCGGTGACTGGGCTTTTTGCGTAAGGAGATCAAAAGCAGATCAACAGCTTCCCGGCTGAAGCCGGTCCCACTGGGTCATCGCGATCTCACTGTAGGGCCGGCTTGATGGCGAATGCGATGTTTCAGCTAGGAAAAATGCAGCCTGACAATCTGCTTCCCGGCTGAAGCCGGTCGCACTGGGTGATCGCGATCTCACTGGGGGCCGGCTTGATGGCGAATGCGATGTTTCAGCTAGGAAAAATGCAGCCTGACAATCTGCTTCCCGGCTGAAGCCGGTCGCACTGGGTGATCGCGATCTCACTGTAGGAGCCGGCTTGCTGGCGAACGCTGTCTGCCTGCCGACATGTCTGTGGCTGGCCCACCCCATTCGCCAGCAAGCCGGCTCCTACAGGGAATTGCATCCAGTCAGAAAGACCGTGCAAACGCTGGTGATCGCAACATAATTTGCCGTTGCCGTTGCCGTTGCCGTTGCCGTTGCCGTTGCCGTTGCCGTTGCCGTTGCCGTTGCCGTTGATCTTGATCTTGATCTTCATACACAGAAAGTCCGGACGCCGCCAAACGCGACTTGGGCGCAGGCCGAACGTAGACGACGCGCAGTGGGTCGAGCCGCATGGATGCGGCGAGAGCGCCGTCAGGACATGGATGTCCGTTCGGCGCGGGCCCACGGAGGGTCGTCGAAGTGAGGGAATCCCGACGGAGGAGGGACCTAACCAGGAGCAAAGCGTTTTTGGTTACTTTTGGGGCGCTTTTGCCAAAAGTGACCCGCCGTAAGGGCGGAACCATAACAACTCCACCCACAAATAACGGATATGCCTACGGTGTAAAGCTTGTAAACGGTCTGTTTTATTCACTCTTTACGCTTTCTTTATGCCCCACGACCGCCGTCGCTCTCGTTCCTTTACACCCTCACTGAACACAATTGCCCCACACGGCAGTCGCCGTATGACGGAGAGTTTTTCATGAGCGTTCTGGATGGGGTGTCGCTGCTGCTGGCAGCAGGGTTGTTCGTGTACTTGCTGGTGGCGCTGCTGCGTGCCGGCCGGGTCGAGGAGTGACGGCCATGCACGGTTATGACTACCTGCTGATACTGGCGTTTTTCGCCCTGGTGCTATTGCCCGCGCCGCTGCTGGGACGGTTTTACTACAACGTGATGGAAGGTCAGCGGACCTTTCTGACCCCGGTCATGGGCCCGGTCGAGCGCGTTTGTTATCGCCTGGCGGGCGTCGATCCCACGGTCGAGCAAAACTGGAAAACCTACACACTGGCCCTGCTGGCGTTCAACCTGGCGGGGTTTGTCGTGTTGTTTACGATCCTGCTGATGCAGGGGTCGTTGCCGCTCAATCCTCAGGGCCTGCCGGGGATGGAATGGTCGCTGGCGTTCAACACCACAATGAGCTTCGTCACCAACACCAACTGGCAGAGCTACAGCGGCGAAGCCTCGCTGAGTTACCTGAGCCAGATGGCCGGCCTGACCGTGCAGAACTTCGTCAGCGCCGCCACCGGCATCGCCGTGCTGGTTGCGTTTTGCCGCGGCATCAGCCGCCGCTCGACTCAGCATCTGGGCAACTTTTGGGCGGACATGACCCGTGCCACCTTGTATGGCCTGCTGCCGCTGTGCCTGGTGCTGGCGCTGCTGCTGGTCTGGCAGGGCGTGCCGCAGACCTTCGCGCACTACGTTGATGCCGTGACCCTGCAAGGTACCGATCAGACCATTCCCCTGGGCCCTGCGGCCAGCCAGATTGCGATCAAGCAACTGGGCACCAACGGCGGCGGTTTCTTCGGCGTCAACTCGGCGCACCCGTTCGAGAACCCGACCATCTGGAGCAACCTGTTCGAGCTGGTGTCGATCATCCTGATCCCGGTGGCGCTGGTCTTCACCTTCGGCCATTACGTCAAGGACATGCGTCAGAGCCGCGCAATCATCGCCTGCATGCTGGCGCTGTTTCTGATCGGTGGCGCAACGGCCATGTGGTCCGAGTATCAGCCCAACCCTGCGCTGAACATCGCCTCGGTCGAGCAGGCCGCGCCGATGGAGGGCAAGGAAACGCGCTTCGGAACCACCGCTACCGTGCTCTGGGCCGCGACCACGACGGCTGCTTCCAACGGTTCGGTCAACGGCATGCACGACAGCCTCAACCCGCTGACCGGCATGATCGCCCTGGCCAACATGATGGTCGGTGAGGTGATCTTCGGCGGCGTTGGTGCAGGCCTTTACGGGATGTTGCTCAACGTGCTGATCGCGGTGTTCCTGGCGGGTCTGATGATCGGCCGCACCCCGGAATACCTGGGCAAGAAGCTTCAAGCCCGTGAGGTCAAGCTGCTGGTGGCGACGCTGATCGTGATGCCGGTTGGCGTGCTGGTGTTCGGCGCGCTGGCCGCCAGCTTGCCGGGCCCGGCGGGTGCAGTGAGCAACCCCGGCGCCCACGGTTTCAGTCAGTTGCTGTACGCCTATACCTCGGCAACCGCCAACAACGGCTCGGCCTTCGGTGGCTTCAGCGCCAACACCACCTTTCATAACCTGATGCTGGGCTTGTCGATGTTCATTGGCCGCTTCGGCTACATCCTGCCGGTGCTGGCGCTGGCGGGCAGTCTGGCGGCCAAGAAGACGTCCCCGCTCGGCCAGAACAGCTTTCCGACCCATGGCCCGCTGTTCGTTACCTTGCTGACCATGACCATTCTGCTCGTGGGTGGCCTCACGTTCCTGCCGACGCTGGCTCTGGGACCGATTGCCGAACACTTGAGCCTGGGCTTCTGAGGACTACACCATGAACATGCAAGCCCCTGTAACAAAGAGCCCGGACAGCAACGCCCCGGCCAGCAACACGGCCGTGCCCGGTCATGGCCAGCAGCCCGCAAGCGCCCCAGCCAAAACCGGGTTCGCCGCACTGTGGCGCCCGGCGCTGATCCAGGCGTTCGTCAAGCTCGATCCGCGTCAGCTGCAACGGGCGCCGGTGATGCTGGTGGTCGAACTGACCGCCATTCTGACCACCGTGCTGTGTCTGATCCCTGATCCGGCAGTGCCGACGTCCGTCGCCGTGCAGATCGCGGTCTGGCTGTGGTTCACCGTGCTGTTCGCCAACTTCGCCGAAGCCCTGGCCGAAGGCCGTGGCAAGGCCCGCGCCGACAGCCTGAAAGCCGGCACCGAAGGCTTGAAGGCGAGGGTACAAGATGCCAACGGCCAACAGCGGATGGTCAACGCTGCCACCCTGCGCAAGGGCGATGTGGTCCGTGTCGAAGCCGGGGAGTTGATCCCGGGTGATGGCGAGGTCATCGAAGGCATTGCCGCGGTCAACGAAGCAGCGATCACCGGTGAATCGGCCCCGGTGATTCGTGAATCCGGTGGCGACCGCTCGGCTGTCACGGGCAATACCCGACTGGTGTCCGACTGGCTGCTGGTGCGCATCAGCGCCAACCCGGGCGAATCCACCCTGGACCGCATGATCGCGCTGGTAGAAGGCGCCAAGCGGCAGAAGACCCCCAACGAGGTCGCCCTCGACATCTTGCTGATCGGCCTGACCCTGATCTTTTTGCTGGTGGTCGTGACGCTGCAGCCCTTTGCGCACTTTGCCGGCGGTAACCTGCCGCTGGTGTTCCTTGTGGCGCTGCTGGTGACCCTGATCCCGACGACCATTGGCGGCTTGCTGTCGGCCATCGGTATCGCCGGCATGGACCGCCTGGTACGGCTGAATGTCATCGCCAAGTCCGGCCGCGCGGTAGAAGCGGCGGGCGACGTCCATGTGCTGCTGCTGGACAAGACCGGCACCATTACTTTCGGCAACCGTCGCTGCTCGGCGGTGTATGCCGCGCCCGGCGTATCGCCCAAAGAGCTGAGCGAGGGCACGCTGCTGGCGTCGCTGGCCGATGACACCGCCGAAGGCAAATCCATCGTCGAGTACCTGCGCGCCTCGCACCCCATGACGGAGCCAGCGGCGAGTCAGCTGACCGCCGTGCCTTTCACCGCAGAAACCCGTTTGTCCGGCGTTGATTTCCAGGGCCGTGTCTACCGCAAGGGCGCGGTGGATTCGCTGCTGAAGTTCCTCGGCCGTGACCGCAGTGATCTGCCACCGGTGCTGGCTCGCGAAATCGACAAGATCGCCAAAACCGGCGGCACCCCGTTGCTGGTCTGCGGCGACGGCAAGCTGCTGGGCGCGATCCATCTGAAGGACGTGGTCAAGCCAGGCATTCGCGAGCGCTTCGAAGAGCTGCGCAAACTGGGCATTCGCACCGTGATGGTGACGGGCGATAACCCGCTGACCGCGGCGGCGATCGCGGCAGAGGCGGGCGTTGATGACGTGCTGGCCGAAGCCACGCCCGAGAAGAAACTGGAGCGCATCCGGCAGGAGCAGAACGACGGTCGTCTGGTGGCCATGTGCGGCGACGGCGCCAACGACGCCCCGGCCCTGGCCCAGGCCGATGTCGGCATGGCGATGAACGATGGCACCCAGGCCGCGCGGGAAGCCGCCAACATGGTTGACCTGGACAGCGACCCCACCAAGCTGCTGGACGTGGTGCAGATCGGTAAGGAATTGCTGGTGACCCGCGGGGCGCTGACGACTTTTTCCATCGCCAATGACGTGGCCAAGTACTTTGCCATCCTGCCGGCGCTGTTCGCGGCGATCTACCCGCAGCTGGGCGTGCTCAACATCATGCACCTGGCCAGCCCGCAAAGCGCGATCCTGTCGGCCATCGTGTTCAACGCGCTGATCATCGTGGTGCTGATTCCGCTGGCGTTGCGCGGGGTCCGTGTGCAGGCCGCGAGCGCTGCGCATTTGCTGCGACGCAATCTGCTGGTGTACGGGCTGGGCGGGCTGGTGGTGCCGTTCGTGGGCATCAAGGCGATCGACCTGCTGTTGACGGCCTTGCACCTGGTTTAACCCTTGATCGTGCTGCGCGGTGAATGATCCCGCGCGGCGCTCACTTCACACGAGGAATGAATGATGTCCAGCGTATTGCGTCCGGCCGTGAGCCTGATCGTTCTGATGACCCTGATCACCGGCGTGGCTTACCCGCTGGTAGTGACCGGTGTCGCACAGGTAGCGTTTCCCGAACAGGCCAACGGCAGCCTGGTCTACGACGACCATGAGAAGGTGCGCGGCTCGGGATTGATTGCCCAGAATTTCACCGGCGAGGAGTGGTTCCACCCACGTCCTTCCGCCGGCGCGTATGCCACGGTGGCGAGCGGTGCGAGTAACCTGTCGCCCAGCAATCCGGCGCTGGCCACGCGGGTCGGTGAGGATGCGGCCAGGGAGAAGGTCGAAAATCAGGGCCCGGTGCCACTGAACCTGCTGACAACCTCCGGCAGCGGCCTTGACCCGCATCTCTCGCCCGCAGCAGCGGACTACCAGGTGGCGCGTATCGCCGCGGCGCGCAACCTGCCGCGTGAAGCAGTCCAGAAAATGGTCGCCGAGAACACCCGCACCTCATTGATCGGCCCGCCGGTGGTGAACGTACTGGATTTGAACTTGGGTCTGGATCGGTTACCGTCTGGCAAGGTCGTGAACTAAGTCCGCTGGATCGTTCGGCTGGCATGGCCTCGGTAATGGGTACGCCGGGTTTCGGCCCGGACAGGGACCTGTGGCGCACGCCGAACTGTAGGAGCGCGCTTGCCCGCGAATGCATGAGTACAGACGATGGAGATGCATCGGATGTACCGCCTCCTTCGCGGGCAAGTGCGCTCCTGCAATTGGCCTCGGCCAGGATACAGATCTGTGACGTTGCGCAACGTAAGTCAGGACAACGATCAACCCGATCCCACACCTCAGGACAACCTTAGTGAATTCAACCAACCGCGCCGACGCCTTGCTGGTCAACCTGCCCCGAGACGATCGCGGGCGGCTGAAGGTGTTTCTCGGCGCGGCGCCGGGGGTGGGCAAGACTTACGCGATGCTTCAGGCCGCGCATTCCCAGATGCGCCAGGGTGTTGCGCTGCTGGCCGGTGTCGTCGAGACCCACGGCCGTGCCGAGACCGAAGCGTTGCTCGGCGGTCTGCCGCAACAGCCGATGCTACGCACCGAATACCGTGGCGTCATGCTCGAAGAAATGGACCTCGACGGTCTACTCGCGGCCAGGCCGAAACTGGTACTGGTCGACGAGCTGGCGCACAGCAATGCGCCCGGCAGCCGGCACGCCAAGCGCTGGCAGGACATTCAGGAACTGCTGTCTGCCGGGATCGACGTTTACACCACGGTCAACGTCCAGCACCTGGAAAGCCTCAACGATCAAGTGCGCGGCATCACCGGAGTGCAGGTCCGCGAGACGCTGCCCGACTGGGTGCTGCAGGAAGCTTATGAGCTGGTGCTGATTGACCTGCCGCCGCGCGAACTGCTGGAGCGTCTGCGCGACGGCAAGGTCTACGTGCCCGAGCAAGCGCGGGCTGCCATTGATGCGTTCTTCACCCAGACCAACCTCACTGCGCTGCGGGAAATGGCGATGCAGACGGCCGCCGCGCAGGTGGATGACGACCTGGCGCTGGGCTATCGGCAATTGGGTCGGGCTGCGCCGGCGGTGCGGGGTCGGCTGCTGGTGGGTATCGACGGCGACGCTCAGGCCGAGCGTCTGGTGCGTCATGCCAGCCGCGTGGCGCAACGCCGGCATCTGCCGTGGAGTCTGGTGCATGTCGATAACGGACGCTTTATCGACGAACTGGCGCGAACCCGTTTGCAAGGCGCGCAGCAGTTGGCCGAACGGCTGGGTGGCGAAGTGGTGGTGCTGCGCGCGGCAGAGGTGGCGAAAACGCTGATTCAACACGCCGCCGAACGCCGAGCCAGCCTCGTGCTGGTGGGGCAGTCGCGGCCTTCTCTGCGCCGTCGTCTGTTGGGTGGCGGTCTGGCGTCGCGCCTGTTGCGCAATGCCCACGGGCTGGAAATCAACGTGCTCGACAGCGAGTCACGCCCCGATCAGCCGCAATCCACATCGCCACGCACGCTGGTCTGGTTCGATTACGCTCTGGCGCTGGTTGCCACCCTTGGCGCCAGTGCGCTGGCCTGGGCGGTGGCGGGCTGGCTGGCGCTGCCCAATATTTCCCTGGTGTTTCTCGCCGCCGTCCTGTTGGTGGCCGTGCGCAGCAGTGTCGGCCCGGCGATGGTCTGTTCGGTGCTGTCCTTTCTCGCCTATGACTTTCTCTTCATTCCGCCGAATTTCTCGCTGAGCATCCAGCGCGAGGAAGACGTGCTGACGTTGCTGTTCTTTCTGTTGATGGCGGCCTTGACCGGCAACCTCGCGGCGCGCCAACGCCGTCAGTTGCAAGCGCTGCGCGATACCCAGGAAGAGACCAGCGAGTTGCTCGACCTGTCGCGACGTTTGACCGCTGCCACGGACCGCCAGGCGGTGCTGTCTGCCGCCGATCATCATCTGGCCGGCTGGAGCGAAGTGCAGTTGTGCGTGCTGGACAACGACCGCGAGCAGGGCTGGAAGGTCGAGGTGGGCGGGCCGCTCGAGTTCTCCGAGCCTGAGCGCGCGGCGGCCGACTGGGCGTGGCAGCACGGTCAACCGGCGGGCAAGGGCACTGGCACGTTGCCGTCGAGTCACTGGTGGTGGCTGCCGCTGTGGGTAGACGACGCACCGTTGGCGTTACTGGGCATCCGTGCCAAACAAGGCCATAGCTTCAGCGTCCAGCGGCGACGCTTGCTCACCGCCCTCAGTCAGCCGTTGGGGCAGGCGCTGGCACGGGCGCGGCTGGCCGAGGACCTGGAAGCCGCGCGTCTGCACGGCGAAACCGAGCAACTGCGCAGCGCGTTACTGGCCTCGGTGTCCCACGACCTGCGCACCCCGCTGACCGCCATGCGTGGCAGCATCGACAGCCTGCTGGCGCTCGGCGAGGCGATTCCGCTGGACGATCGCCGTGAACTGCTCGAAGGCACCCGGGACGAGGCCGAGCGTCTGGACCGCTACATCCAGAACCTGCTGGACATGACGCGCCTTGGCCATGGCGCCCTCAAGCTGGCGCGGGACTGGGTGTCACCGGGCGATATCGTCGGCAGCGCGCTCAACCGGTTACGCGCGGTGCTGGCACCGTTGCAGGTCAGCACTCACGTGCCCGCCGAGTTGCCGCTGCTGTACGTGCATGCTGCGCTGATCGAGCAGGCACTGATCAACGTGATCGAGAATGCGGCGCGCTTTTCGCCCGTCAACGGCCGATTGCAGCTAGGCGTCAGCGAGGAGGAGGGGACACTGGTTTTCGCCGTGAGCGACGAAGGACCGGGAATTCCCGAAAACGAGCGCGCGAAGATTTTCGACATGTTCTACACCGCCGCGCGCGGGGACCGGGGCGGGCAGGGCACCGGGCTGGGTCTGGCGATTTGTCAGGGCATGGTCGGCGCCCACGGCGGACGCATCAGCGTGGCGGAGGGCATTGACGGCCATGGCACCTGTATCAGCCTGCACCTGCCCCTGCAAACACAGCCCGAAGCAGAAATGGACCAGGCGGTCTGAATAGGCTTTGCGCTACTCTGACGCCCTTGTGAAACTGAGTCTTACCCATGACAGGACACCCATGAGCCAGACGGCGACCATTCTGGTGATTGACGACGAGCCGCAGATCCGCAAATTTCTGCGCATCAGCCTCGCGTCACAAGGCTACAAAGTGCTGGAGGCGGGGACCGGCGGTGATGGCCTGACCCAGGCGGCGCTCAACAAACCCGACCTGCTGGTGCTCGACCTGGGCCTGCCGGACATGGACGGGCAGGACGTGCTCAGCCAGTTTCGTGAATGGTCGAACGTGCCGGTGCTGGTGCTCTCAGTGCGTGCCAGCGAGGGTGAAAAGGTCCGCGCACTGGACTCCGGTGCCAATGATTACGTAACCAAACCGTTCGGGATTCAGGAGTTTCTGGCGCGCGTGCGGGCGCTGTTGCGTCAGGCACCGGAGGGCAGTCAGGCGGAATCGGCGGTGGTGATCGGCGCGTTGAACATCGACCTGGCGTACCGACGGGTGTCCCTGGAGGCTGCCGAGGTAGCGCTGACCCGCAAGGAATACGCAGTGCTGGCGCAGCTGGCGCGACATCCGGGGCGAGTGATCACCCAGCAGCAGCTGCTCAAGGACATCTGGGGCCCGACCCATGTCGAGGACACCCATTATCTGCGGATCGTGGTGGGTCACCTGCGGCAAAAGCTGGGCGACGACCCTGCCGCGCCGCGCTACATCCTCACGGAAGCGGGCGTTGGCTATAGGCTGGTGAATGTGTAACAGAAGATGCGACTGCGAGGCACGCCCGGATCAGGTGATTAATCAGCTTGAATCAGGCAACCGATTCATCACACCGCGACGGTCTAAACCGCTATTGTGCCTCTCCCTGCGCTGCGGCACTTTTACCGGGCCGCACCGTCAAAGCCGCATCGCTGATTTCCCTAGTTGAGGTAACACCCATGA encodes the following:
- a CDS encoding response regulator, which produces MSQTATILVIDDEPQIRKFLRISLASQGYKVLEAGTGGDGLTQAALNKPDLLVLDLGLPDMDGQDVLSQFREWSNVPVLVLSVRASEGEKVRALDSGANDYVTKPFGIQEFLARVRALLRQAPEGSQAESAVVIGALNIDLAYRRVSLEAAEVALTRKEYAVLAQLARHPGRVITQQQLLKDIWGPTHVEDTHYLRIVVGHLRQKLGDDPAAPRYILTEAGVGYRLVNV
- a CDS encoding sensor histidine kinase, encoding MNSTNRADALLVNLPRDDRGRLKVFLGAAPGVGKTYAMLQAAHSQMRQGVALLAGVVETHGRAETEALLGGLPQQPMLRTEYRGVMLEEMDLDGLLAARPKLVLVDELAHSNAPGSRHAKRWQDIQELLSAGIDVYTTVNVQHLESLNDQVRGITGVQVRETLPDWVLQEAYELVLIDLPPRELLERLRDGKVYVPEQARAAIDAFFTQTNLTALREMAMQTAAAQVDDDLALGYRQLGRAAPAVRGRLLVGIDGDAQAERLVRHASRVAQRRHLPWSLVHVDNGRFIDELARTRLQGAQQLAERLGGEVVVLRAAEVAKTLIQHAAERRASLVLVGQSRPSLRRRLLGGGLASRLLRNAHGLEINVLDSESRPDQPQSTSPRTLVWFDYALALVATLGASALAWAVAGWLALPNISLVFLAAVLLVAVRSSVGPAMVCSVLSFLAYDFLFIPPNFSLSIQREEDVLTLLFFLLMAALTGNLAARQRRQLQALRDTQEETSELLDLSRRLTAATDRQAVLSAADHHLAGWSEVQLCVLDNDREQGWKVEVGGPLEFSEPERAAADWAWQHGQPAGKGTGTLPSSHWWWLPLWVDDAPLALLGIRAKQGHSFSVQRRRLLTALSQPLGQALARARLAEDLEAARLHGETEQLRSALLASVSHDLRTPLTAMRGSIDSLLALGEAIPLDDRRELLEGTRDEAERLDRYIQNLLDMTRLGHGALKLARDWVSPGDIVGSALNRLRAVLAPLQVSTHVPAELPLLYVHAALIEQALINVIENAARFSPVNGRLQLGVSEEEGTLVFAVSDEGPGIPENERAKIFDMFYTAARGDRGGQGTGLGLAICQGMVGAHGGRISVAEGIDGHGTCISLHLPLQTQPEAEMDQAV
- the kdpC gene encoding potassium-transporting ATPase subunit KdpC, which encodes MSSVLRPAVSLIVLMTLITGVAYPLVVTGVAQVAFPEQANGSLVYDDHEKVRGSGLIAQNFTGEEWFHPRPSAGAYATVASGASNLSPSNPALATRVGEDAAREKVENQGPVPLNLLTTSGSGLDPHLSPAAADYQVARIAAARNLPREAVQKMVAENTRTSLIGPPVVNVLDLNLGLDRLPSGKVVN
- the kdpB gene encoding potassium-transporting ATPase subunit KdpB, which codes for MNMQAPVTKSPDSNAPASNTAVPGHGQQPASAPAKTGFAALWRPALIQAFVKLDPRQLQRAPVMLVVELTAILTTVLCLIPDPAVPTSVAVQIAVWLWFTVLFANFAEALAEGRGKARADSLKAGTEGLKARVQDANGQQRMVNAATLRKGDVVRVEAGELIPGDGEVIEGIAAVNEAAITGESAPVIRESGGDRSAVTGNTRLVSDWLLVRISANPGESTLDRMIALVEGAKRQKTPNEVALDILLIGLTLIFLLVVVTLQPFAHFAGGNLPLVFLVALLVTLIPTTIGGLLSAIGIAGMDRLVRLNVIAKSGRAVEAAGDVHVLLLDKTGTITFGNRRCSAVYAAPGVSPKELSEGTLLASLADDTAEGKSIVEYLRASHPMTEPAASQLTAVPFTAETRLSGVDFQGRVYRKGAVDSLLKFLGRDRSDLPPVLAREIDKIAKTGGTPLLVCGDGKLLGAIHLKDVVKPGIRERFEELRKLGIRTVMVTGDNPLTAAAIAAEAGVDDVLAEATPEKKLERIRQEQNDGRLVAMCGDGANDAPALAQADVGMAMNDGTQAAREAANMVDLDSDPTKLLDVVQIGKELLVTRGALTTFSIANDVAKYFAILPALFAAIYPQLGVLNIMHLASPQSAILSAIVFNALIIVVLIPLALRGVRVQAASAAHLLRRNLLVYGLGGLVVPFVGIKAIDLLLTALHLV